One window from the genome of Ovis canadensis isolate MfBH-ARS-UI-01 breed Bighorn chromosome 21, ARS-UI_OviCan_v2, whole genome shotgun sequence encodes:
- the LOC138426889 gene encoding interferon-induced transmembrane protein 1-like isoform X2, whose protein sequence is MERPRKRELRRNRNSWVKEGPPSVCWNLDHRYSIPSMNRSSQPLFTGAHGVVPPAYELLKEEHEVAVLGAPQSPAPVTTTVINIRSDTAVPDHIVWSLFNTIFMNWCCLGFVAFAYSVKSRDRKMVGDITGAQSYASTAKCLNIWALVLGIFMTVGSIVVLVFIYVAVYRTALEIMKNRGY, encoded by the exons ATGGAACGGCCCAGGAAAAGGGAACTTAGAAGAAATCGAAACTCCTGGGTAAAGGAGGGTCCCCCGAGTGTGTGCTGGAATCTGGACCACAGGTACTCCATCCCCAGCATGAACCGCAGTTCCCAGCCCTTATTCACTGGGGCCCACGGTGTGGTGCCCCCAGCCTATGAGTTGCTCAAGGAGGAGCACGAGGTGGCCGTGCTGGGGGCGCCCCAGAGCCCGGCGCCCGTGACGACCACGGTGATCAACATCCGCAGCGACACCGCCGTGCCTGACCACATCGTGTGGTCCCTGTTCAACACCATCTTCATGAACTGGTGCTGCCTGGGCTTCGTGGCATTCGCCTACTCTGTGAAG TCTAGGGACCGGAAGATGGTCGGCGACATCACTGGGGCCCAGAGCTACGCCTCCACCGCCAAGTGCCTGAACATCTGGGCCCTGGTCCTGGGCATCTTTATGACCGTTGGATCGATCGTCGTTCTCGTGTTCATCTACGTGGCAGTCTACCGTACGGCTTTGGAGATAATGAAAAATAGAGGCTACTAG
- the LOC138426889 gene encoding interferon-induced transmembrane protein 1-like isoform X1 — MAAPQLPPFSLQREMERPRKRELRRNRNSWVKEGPPSVCWNLDHRYSIPSMNRSSQPLFTGAHGVVPPAYELLKEEHEVAVLGAPQSPAPVTTTVINIRSDTAVPDHIVWSLFNTIFMNWCCLGFVAFAYSVKSRDRKMVGDITGAQSYASTAKCLNIWALVLGIFMTVGSIVVLVFIYVAVYRTALEIMKNRGY; from the exons ATGGCCGCCCCTCAACTGCCTCCTTTTTCTCTACAGAGA GAAATGGAACGGCCCAGGAAAAGGGAACTTAGAAGAAATCGAAACTCCTGGGTAAAGGAGGGTCCCCCGAGTGTGTGCTGGAATCTGGACCACAGGTACTCCATCCCCAGCATGAACCGCAGTTCCCAGCCCTTATTCACTGGGGCCCACGGTGTGGTGCCCCCAGCCTATGAGTTGCTCAAGGAGGAGCACGAGGTGGCCGTGCTGGGGGCGCCCCAGAGCCCGGCGCCCGTGACGACCACGGTGATCAACATCCGCAGCGACACCGCCGTGCCTGACCACATCGTGTGGTCCCTGTTCAACACCATCTTCATGAACTGGTGCTGCCTGGGCTTCGTGGCATTCGCCTACTCTGTGAAG TCTAGGGACCGGAAGATGGTCGGCGACATCACTGGGGCCCAGAGCTACGCCTCCACCGCCAAGTGCCTGAACATCTGGGCCCTGGTCCTGGGCATCTTTATGACCGTTGGATCGATCGTCGTTCTCGTGTTCATCTACGTGGCAGTCTACCGTACGGCTTTGGAGATAATGAAAAATAGAGGCTACTAG